From the genome of Kiloniellales bacterium, one region includes:
- a CDS encoding MFS transporter yields the protein MAFLGFSAGLPFLLIFSTLSFWLREAGIERSTIGFFSWVGITFSIKVLWAPVVDRTAIPVLTSTLGKRRSWILAAQLGIALALLGIAAIDPAQNTAAIAILALAVAFCSATQDIGIDAYRIEAVEEDLQGAMAATYQLGYRIALLAAGAGALYVADFFSWPAAYVTMASLMMVGIITVLIVGEPKVVRDEATLLREAELKDAVHRRIAASGRSQRLLDWIAVAVVGPLVDFFRRNGQLAIIILALVGFYRLSDITMGIMANPFYVDVGFTKSEVASISKVFGLFMTILGAFLGGLLVARFGILRPLLLGAVLVATTNLLFAWLAAIGEPNVAFLTVTISADNLSAGLAGSSFIAYLSSLTNRAYTATQYALFSSLFTLPGKVVGGFSGVVVDAHGYVDFFIYASILGLPAILLVMYFLRRERRELERSRSAV from the coding sequence ATGGCCTTCCTCGGCTTCTCGGCGGGCCTGCCGTTTCTGCTGATCTTCTCGACCCTGTCGTTCTGGCTACGCGAGGCCGGCATCGAGCGCAGCACGATCGGCTTCTTTTCCTGGGTCGGCATCACCTTCTCGATCAAGGTGCTCTGGGCGCCGGTCGTGGACCGCACGGCGATACCGGTGCTGACCTCTACGCTCGGCAAGCGTCGCTCTTGGATCTTGGCGGCCCAGCTTGGAATTGCGCTGGCCCTCCTGGGGATAGCTGCGATCGATCCGGCGCAGAACACGGCGGCGATTGCGATCCTGGCGTTGGCTGTCGCCTTCTGTTCCGCGACCCAGGATATCGGTATCGATGCCTACCGAATCGAAGCCGTGGAAGAAGACCTTCAAGGCGCCATGGCGGCGACTTACCAGCTTGGCTACCGGATTGCCCTGCTCGCCGCCGGCGCTGGCGCGCTCTACGTTGCAGATTTTTTCTCCTGGCCAGCGGCCTACGTCACCATGGCCAGCTTGATGATGGTCGGAATCATCACGGTGCTCATCGTGGGCGAGCCCAAAGTCGTTCGCGACGAGGCAACGCTTCTGAGAGAGGCAGAGCTCAAGGACGCGGTGCACCGGCGCATTGCCGCATCCGGTCGCAGCCAACGTCTGCTCGACTGGATCGCCGTCGCCGTCGTCGGTCCACTGGTCGACTTCTTTCGGCGCAATGGTCAACTCGCAATCATTATCTTGGCCTTGGTTGGCTTCTATCGTCTGTCCGACATCACCATGGGAATCATGGCCAACCCCTTCTACGTCGACGTCGGGTTCACCAAGTCCGAGGTCGCTTCGATCTCCAAGGTCTTCGGACTCTTCATGACGATTCTCGGCGCCTTCCTGGGCGGGTTGCTGGTCGCGCGTTTCGGCATCCTGCGCCCGCTGCTCCTGGGCGCCGTCCTCGTGGCCACGACGAACCTGCTCTTTGCCTGGCTCGCCGCGATCGGCGAACCCAATGTCGCGTTCCTCACCGTCACGATCAGCGCGGACAACCTGAGCGCCGGCCTCGCAGGCTCTTCCTTCATCGCCTATCTTTCGAGCCTGACGAACCGCGCCTACACCGCGACGCAGTACGCACTTTTCTCCTCGCTGTTCACTTTGCCGGGAAAGGTCGTGGGCGGGTTCTCCGGTGTGGTCGTTGACGCCCACGGCTATGTCGATTTCTTCATCTATGCCTCGATTCTGGGGCTGCCGGCGATCCTGCTGGTGATGTATTTTCTGCGCCGGGAACGCAGGGAGCTGGAGCGCAGCCGAAGTGCCGTCTGA
- a CDS encoding O-acetyl-ADP-ribose deacetylase gives MPSDERLEIFQGDITTLDVDAIVNAANDRLAPGGGVCGAIHRAAGPELARACRALGGCPTGEARITPGFDLAARHVIHAVGPIWRGGDQGEEAALAGAYRSSLALAAQAGLASIAVPAISTGIYGFPLDRATEIAVATCRAHLAGETSLERVVFAVFGAEAEAAYRRVLGR, from the coding sequence GTGCCGTCTGACGAGCGACTCGAGATCTTTCAGGGCGACATCACAACCCTGGACGTGGATGCCATCGTCAACGCCGCCAACGACCGCTTGGCGCCGGGCGGCGGGGTCTGTGGGGCGATCCACCGCGCGGCGGGGCCGGAACTGGCCCGGGCCTGCCGGGCGCTGGGCGGCTGCCCGACCGGCGAGGCCCGGATCACGCCGGGCTTCGATCTCGCGGCCCGCCACGTGATCCACGCCGTGGGGCCGATCTGGCGCGGCGGCGACCAGGGGGAAGAGGCGGCCCTGGCCGGCGCCTACCGGAGCTCTTTGGCGCTGGCTGCGCAAGCGGGCCTCGCCTCGATCGCCGTCCCGGCGATCTCGACAGGGATCTACGGCTTCCCGCTGGACCGGGCGACGGAGATCGCGGTCGCCACCTGCCGCGCGCACCTGGCGGGCGAGACCAGCCTCGAGCGGGTCGTCTTCGCGGTCTTCGGCGCCGAGGCCGAGGCCGCCTACCGCCGCGTCCTCGGCCGCTGA
- a CDS encoding AEC family transporter has translation MQILLDVVVDITLPVVLIAAFGFVMQRRVGFDIATLNRLLIYVTLPCFLVHSLATAELPLSQVRTTAIFTVVQFFVLLGVGWLVARGAGLAAGARPVVALSAAFANSGNFGIPVIELAFGPAYVLHQAVITAILGILILVVLPVMLAEGRLSLLSALKELFATPLIPAVALGLLLNAFDLALPRVVAQPLQVVGSAYVAVALFGLGAQLAASGWAISGRAVAWGVVLRLCVAPLLTTLAVLLLPGLPVELRDLLIVGSCVPVGVLLAIFCAQYGRGAELASATVVVSTVLSPVVITLAVVMTRAY, from the coding sequence ATGCAGATCCTGCTCGACGTCGTCGTCGACATCACTCTGCCCGTGGTCCTGATCGCCGCCTTCGGCTTCGTCATGCAGCGTCGCGTCGGCTTCGATATCGCGACCCTCAACCGCCTGCTGATCTACGTCACACTGCCCTGCTTCCTGGTCCACAGCCTGGCGACGGCGGAGCTGCCGCTGTCCCAGGTCCGGACCACGGCGATCTTCACCGTGGTGCAGTTCTTCGTCCTGCTCGGCGTTGGCTGGCTGGTCGCCAGGGGCGCGGGGCTCGCCGCCGGGGCCCGGCCGGTGGTCGCGCTTTCGGCGGCCTTCGCCAACTCGGGCAACTTCGGCATCCCGGTGATCGAGCTCGCCTTCGGCCCCGCCTACGTGCTGCACCAGGCGGTGATCACGGCCATCCTGGGGATCCTGATCCTGGTCGTGCTGCCGGTCATGCTGGCCGAGGGCCGGCTCAGCCTTCTCAGCGCGCTCAAGGAGCTCTTCGCCACCCCGCTGATCCCGGCCGTGGCCCTCGGGCTGCTGCTCAACGCCTTCGACCTAGCCCTGCCGCGGGTCGTCGCCCAGCCGCTGCAGGTTGTCGGCAGCGCCTACGTCGCGGTCGCGCTTTTCGGCCTGGGCGCCCAGCTCGCGGCCAGCGGCTGGGCGATCTCCGGCCGGGCGGTGGCCTGGGGCGTGGTCTTGCGGCTTTGCGTGGCGCCCCTTCTGACCACCCTGGCGGTCCTGCTTCTGCCCGGCCTGCCGGTCGAGCTGCGCGACCTGCTGATCGTGGGCAGCTGTGTGCCGGTCGGGGTCCTGCTGGCGATCTTCTGTGCCCAGTACGGCCGGGGCGCGGAGCTCGCCTCGGCCACGGTCGTGGTCTCGACCGTGCTGAGCCCGGTCGTGATCACCCTGGCAGTCGTGATGACCCGCGCCTACTAG
- the phoB gene encoding phosphate regulon transcriptional regulator PhoB — translation MTPLILIVEDEIPLVTLLRYNLEREGFRVAEAHDGEEALLAVKEETPELILLDWMLPHLSGLEVCRQLRRHNGAREVPIIMLTARGEETDKLRGLDSGADDYITKPFSPAELIARIRAVLRRAQPAVASEILQFEDLIMDLAAHRVRRGAREVRLGPTEFRLLRHLLRSPGRVYSREQLLDAVWGRDIYVEPRTVDVHIRRLRKALNADEEPDLIRTVRAAGYALDRPNVVGRV, via the coding sequence ATGACACCGTTGATTCTGATCGTTGAAGACGAAATCCCCCTGGTCACCCTGCTCCGCTATAACCTCGAACGCGAGGGCTTCCGCGTTGCCGAAGCCCACGACGGCGAGGAGGCCCTGCTTGCGGTCAAGGAAGAGACGCCGGAACTGATCCTGCTGGATTGGATGCTGCCGCACCTCTCGGGCCTCGAGGTCTGCCGCCAGCTGCGCCGCCACAACGGGGCGCGCGAGGTGCCGATCATCATGCTGACCGCCCGCGGCGAGGAGACCGACAAGCTGCGCGGCCTGGACAGCGGCGCCGACGACTACATCACCAAGCCCTTCTCGCCGGCCGAGCTGATTGCCCGGATCCGCGCCGTGCTGCGGCGCGCCCAGCCGGCCGTGGCCAGCGAGATCCTGCAGTTCGAAGACCTGATCATGGACCTGGCCGCGCACCGGGTCCGGCGCGGCGCCCGCGAGGTCCGGCTCGGTCCGACCGAGTTCCGCCTGCTGCGCCACCTGCTGCGCTCGCCAGGCCGGGTCTACAGCCGGGAGCAGCTTCTGGACGCGGTCTGGGGCCGCGACATCTACGTCGAGCCGCGCACCGTCGACGTCCACATCCGCCGCCTGCGCAAGGCACTCAACGCCGACGAGGAGCCTGACCTCATCCGCACCGTGCGTGCCGCAGGCTACGCGCTCGACCGCCCCAACGTCGTCGGCCGGGTCTGA
- the phoU gene encoding phosphate signaling complex protein PhoU, with protein sequence MTKPADHIVKAFDEQLEEMRRTIVRMGGMVEAELSGAVEALTRRDSEMAQRIIESDQEVDVLEQKVDELVIRLLALRQPMAVDLREVLCALKVATDLERIGDYACNIAKRAMALSQMRPIRSLHSPKRMARLVQSQIKKVVDAYVERDGAKALEVWRGDEEVDEMYTSLFRELLTYMMEDPRDITPGTHLLFVARNIERIGDHATNVAEYIYYLDTGERITFGRPKADTSSFSVVEPPEPGVVETLKSARGKDDSGTSEA encoded by the coding sequence GTGACCAAGCCAGCCGATCACATCGTCAAGGCCTTCGACGAACAGCTCGAGGAGATGCGCCGCACGATCGTGCGCATGGGCGGTATGGTCGAGGCCGAGCTGTCCGGCGCCGTCGAGGCCCTGACCAGGCGCGACAGCGAGATGGCGCAGCGGATCATCGAATCCGATCAGGAGGTCGACGTCCTCGAGCAGAAAGTCGACGAGCTGGTGATCCGCCTGCTCGCCCTGCGCCAGCCCATGGCGGTCGACCTGCGCGAGGTGCTTTGCGCCCTGAAGGTCGCGACCGACCTGGAGCGCATCGGCGACTACGCCTGCAACATCGCCAAGCGGGCCATGGCGCTCAGCCAGATGCGCCCGATTCGCTCCCTGCATTCGCCCAAGCGCATGGCGCGGCTGGTCCAGTCCCAGATCAAGAAGGTGGTCGACGCCTACGTCGAGCGCGACGGCGCGAAGGCCCTCGAGGTCTGGCGCGGCGACGAGGAAGTTGACGAGATGTACACCAGCCTGTTCCGCGAGCTCCTGACCTACATGATGGAGGACCCGCGGGACATCACGCCGGGCACCCACCTGCTCTTCGTCGCGCGCAACATCGAACGGATCGGCGACCACGCGACCAACGTTGCGGAATACATCTACTACCTGGACACCGGCGAGCGGATCACCTTCGGACGGCCCAAGGCCGATACTTCGAGCTTCTCCGTCGTGGAGCCGCCGGAGCCCGGCGTGGTCGAAACCCTGAAGAGCGCGCGCGGCAAGGACGACAGCGGAACATCTGAGGCATGA
- the pstB gene encoding phosphate ABC transporter ATP-binding protein PstB, producing the protein MVSREVSVYYGQKQALKDVSLDINANQVIALIGPSGCGKSTYLRCLNRMNDVIEGCRVDGRITLDGNDIYDPKLDVVQLRARVGMVFQKPNPFPKSIYDNIAYGPRIHGLADNRAQLDQVVETSLRKAGLWEEVKDRLEQPGTGLSGGQQQRLCIARAIAVSPEVILMDEPCSALDPIATARIEELMDELRENYTIVIVTHSMQQAARVSQRTAFFHLGNLVEQGETEQIFTNPKDERTQGYITGRFG; encoded by the coding sequence ATGGTGAGCCGCGAGGTCAGCGTCTACTACGGCCAGAAGCAGGCCCTCAAGGACGTCAGCCTGGACATCAACGCCAACCAGGTGATCGCCCTGATCGGGCCCTCGGGCTGCGGCAAGTCGACCTACCTGCGCTGCCTGAACCGAATGAACGATGTGATCGAGGGCTGCCGGGTCGACGGCCGTATCACCCTCGACGGCAACGACATCTACGATCCCAAGCTCGACGTCGTGCAGCTGCGCGCCCGGGTCGGCATGGTCTTCCAGAAGCCCAATCCCTTTCCGAAATCCATCTACGACAATATCGCCTATGGTCCGCGCATCCACGGGCTGGCCGACAACCGGGCCCAATTGGACCAGGTGGTCGAGACCAGCCTGCGCAAGGCCGGGCTCTGGGAGGAGGTCAAGGATCGCCTGGAACAGCCCGGGACCGGCCTGTCCGGCGGCCAGCAGCAGCGCCTCTGCATCGCGCGGGCGATCGCGGTCAGCCCCGAAGTGATCCTCATGGACGAGCCCTGCTCGGCCCTCGATCCCATCGCCACCGCAAGGATCGAAGAGCTGATGGACGAGCTCAGGGAGAACTACACCATCGTCATCGTGACCCACTCGATGCAGCAGGCCGCGCGGGTCTCCCAGCGCACCGCCTTCTTCCACCTGGGCAACCTGGTCGAGCAGGGCGAGACCGAGCAGATCTTCACCAATCCCAAGGACGAGCGGACCCAGGGCTATATCACCGGCCGCTTCGGTTGA
- the pstA gene encoding phosphate ABC transporter permease PstA, which translates to MTDTAVPLSDKIGSSAWDKRLQRRYAAERRFRFYGALAIATAIGVLALLLVSIVSKGYTAFWQTEVALEITFDGEAIDPEGTGDPEVLALGDYQRLLRTAIRDRFPEVSERRERRKLSRLLSSGADTTLRDMVLSDPSIIGSTQRVWVLTSDDVDSFNKGKIDRNVLEADRRVSDQEIAWLDALDAGGELRSSFNTVFFTRGDSREPEQAGIWGAVVGSALTLLVTLALSFPIGVLSAVYLEEFAPKNRWTDLIEVNINNLAAVPSVVFGLLGLAVFLGPVGRYVGLERSMPLVGGMVLALMTLPTIIIAARAAIKAVPPSIREAALGVGASKLQVMTHHVLPLAMPGILTGTIIGMAQALGETAPLLMIGMVAFIVDIPGWIDDSATVLPVQIFIWADSPERAFVERTSAAIMVLLGFLIFMNALAVLLRKRFERRW; encoded by the coding sequence ATGACTGACACCGCCGTTCCCCTGTCGGACAAGATCGGGTCCAGCGCCTGGGACAAGCGCCTGCAGCGCCGCTACGCCGCCGAGCGCCGCTTCCGCTTCTACGGCGCCCTGGCAATCGCCACCGCGATCGGCGTCCTGGCGCTGCTGCTGGTCAGCATCGTCAGCAAGGGCTACACGGCCTTCTGGCAGACCGAGGTCGCACTGGAGATCACCTTCGATGGCGAGGCCATCGACCCGGAGGGCACAGGCGATCCCGAGGTTCTTGCCCTGGGCGACTACCAGAGGCTGCTGCGCACGGCGATCCGCGACCGTTTCCCCGAGGTGTCCGAACGGCGCGAGCGGCGCAAGCTGAGCCGCCTGCTGTCCTCTGGCGCCGACACGACCCTGCGCGACATGGTGCTCTCGGATCCGAGCATCATCGGCAGCACGCAGCGGGTCTGGGTTCTGACCTCGGACGACGTCGACAGCTTCAACAAGGGCAAGATCGACCGAAATGTGCTGGAGGCGGACCGCCGGGTCAGCGACCAGGAGATCGCCTGGCTCGACGCCCTGGACGCCGGGGGCGAGCTGCGCAGCAGCTTCAACACCGTCTTCTTTACCAGGGGCGACAGCCGCGAGCCCGAGCAGGCGGGCATCTGGGGCGCCGTGGTCGGCTCAGCCCTGACCCTGCTCGTGACCCTGGCGCTCAGCTTCCCGATCGGGGTCCTGAGCGCGGTCTACCTGGAGGAGTTCGCGCCCAAGAACCGCTGGACCGATCTGATCGAGGTCAACATCAACAACCTGGCGGCCGTGCCTTCGGTGGTCTTCGGCCTGCTCGGCCTGGCGGTCTTCCTCGGCCCCGTGGGCCGCTACGTCGGGCTGGAGCGCTCGATGCCACTGGTCGGCGGCATGGTGCTGGCGCTGATGACCCTGCCCACGATCATCATCGCGGCGCGGGCGGCCATCAAGGCGGTGCCGCCGTCGATCCGCGAGGCGGCGCTGGGCGTCGGCGCCTCCAAGCTGCAGGTCATGACCCACCATGTCCTGCCGCTGGCCATGCCCGGGATCCTGACCGGAACCATTATCGGCATGGCCCAGGCGCTGGGCGAGACCGCGCCGCTCCTGATGATCGGCATGGTCGCCTTCATCGTCGACATCCCGGGCTGGATCGACGATTCGGCGACCGTCCTGCCGGTGCAGATCTTCATCTGGGCCGACAGCCCCGAGCGCGCCTTCGTCGAGCGCACCTCGGCGGCGATTATGGTCCTGCTCGGTTTCCTGATATTCATGAACGCGCTGGCTGTGCTGCTGCGCAAGCGCTTCGAACGCCGCTGGTAG
- the pstC gene encoding phosphate ABC transporter permease subunit PstC: MGALVFLATFGVLCAFGFYLGRSRALVTAGGFAHTLHSRPHYYGFYVALWCGLPALLVALAWLVLEPIIAGWVLSANLPASAATMSEGQLSLLITDIKNLASGNATSRAADPELIAAAESYASFRDIGRLAVFGVMLAAAIGGLGLARQRVLPQLRARNSVERVAMVTMQVASTIAILTTIGIVGSLLFEALRFFAEVPVSEFLFGLDWSPQTALRADQVGASGAFGAIPLFAGTLLITVIAMFVAVPIGLFSAIYMSEYATPKIRATVKPVLEVLAGVPTVVYGFFAALTVAPFFRNFGESLGLTVSSESALAAGMVMGIMIIPFVSSLSDDVMNAVPQSLRDGAYALGATKAETIKQVIVPAALPGIVGGVLLAVSRAIGETMIVVMAAGLAANLTANPLEAVTTVTVQIVTLLVGDQEFDSAKTLAAFALGLMLFAVTLALNVVALHVVRKYREKYD; encoded by the coding sequence ATGGGAGCTCTCGTTTTCCTCGCCACCTTCGGTGTGCTCTGCGCCTTCGGGTTCTACCTCGGGCGCAGCCGCGCCCTGGTGACGGCCGGCGGCTTTGCGCATACGCTCCACTCGCGGCCGCACTACTACGGCTTCTACGTCGCCCTTTGGTGCGGCCTGCCGGCCCTGCTGGTGGCCTTGGCTTGGCTGGTTCTCGAGCCGATCATCGCGGGCTGGGTGCTTTCGGCCAATCTTCCCGCCAGCGCCGCGACCATGAGCGAAGGTCAGCTCTCTCTGCTGATCACCGACATCAAGAACCTGGCGTCCGGCAACGCCACCAGCCGCGCCGCCGATCCGGAGCTGATCGCCGCGGCGGAGTCCTACGCCAGCTTTCGCGACATCGGCCGCCTCGCCGTCTTCGGGGTCATGCTCGCCGCGGCCATCGGCGGGCTCGGCCTGGCCCGGCAGCGCGTGCTGCCGCAATTGCGGGCCCGCAACAGCGTCGAGCGGGTCGCCATGGTGACCATGCAGGTGGCCTCGACCATCGCCATCCTGACCACCATCGGCATCGTGGGATCCCTGCTGTTCGAGGCGCTGCGCTTCTTCGCCGAGGTGCCGGTGTCCGAGTTCCTCTTCGGCCTGGACTGGAGCCCGCAGACCGCGCTGCGGGCCGATCAGGTCGGCGCCTCCGGGGCCTTCGGCGCGATCCCGCTTTTCGCCGGCACCTTGTTGATCACGGTCATCGCGATGTTTGTTGCGGTGCCCATTGGTCTGTTCTCCGCGATCTACATGTCGGAGTACGCGACACCCAAGATCCGGGCCACGGTCAAGCCGGTGCTCGAGGTTCTCGCGGGCGTGCCCACCGTGGTCTACGGTTTCTTCGCTGCCCTGACGGTGGCGCCTTTCTTTCGCAACTTCGGCGAAAGCCTGGGCCTGACCGTGTCCTCGGAGTCCGCCTTGGCGGCGGGCATGGTCATGGGGATCATGATCATTCCCTTCGTGTCCTCACTGTCCGACGACGTCATGAATGCGGTGCCGCAATCCTTGCGCGACGGCGCCTACGCCCTGGGTGCCACCAAGGCGGAAACCATCAAGCAGGTGATCGTGCCGGCCGCCCTGCCCGGCATCGTCGGCGGCGTCCTGCTGGCGGTCAGCCGTGCGATCGGCGAGACCATGATCGTGGTCATGGCCGCCGGCCTGGCCGCCAACCTGACCGCCAATCCGCTGGAGGCGGTGACGACGGTCACGGTTCAGATCGTGACCCTGCTGGTCGGCGACCAGGAGTTCGACAGCGCCAAGACCCTGGCCGCCTTCGCCCTGGGCCTGATGCTCTTCGCCGTCACGCTGGCGCTCAACGTCGTGGCCCTTCACGTCGTCCGCAAGTACCGAGAGAAGTATGACTGA
- a CDS encoding PstS family phosphate ABC transporter substrate-binding protein: protein MIKKSLAVAMLAGMVTAAFAAPSAARDQIRIVGSSTVFPFSTAVAEQFGKTTKFKTPVVESTGSGGGMKLFCSGIGVEHPDITNSSRRIKSSEFETCTKNGIKITEVKIGFDGIVLANAKSGPALKLTKKQIFMALAKELPVDGKMVANPYEKWSDIDPALPDSKIEVLGPPPTSGTRDAFVELAMEGGAKGFESLAALRKSDKKAFKAAAHTIREDGAFIEAGENDNLIVQKLEANPNAIGIFGFSFLDQNGDKIKGATVDGAQPTFDNIAGGEYGVSRSLYFYVKQQHVGVVPGIAEYVAEFTSDKAWGDEGYLVDKGLIPLPTADRKTVAEGARNLAPLSM, encoded by the coding sequence GTGATCAAGAAGTCTCTCGCTGTGGCCATGCTTGCCGGCATGGTGACCGCGGCCTTCGCAGCCCCCTCCGCGGCACGGGATCAGATCCGGATCGTCGGATCCTCGACCGTGTTTCCCTTCTCCACCGCCGTCGCCGAGCAGTTCGGCAAGACCACCAAGTTCAAGACCCCGGTGGTCGAGAGCACCGGCTCCGGCGGCGGCATGAAGCTGTTCTGCAGCGGCATCGGTGTCGAGCACCCCGACATCACCAATTCCTCGCGGCGCATCAAGTCGTCCGAGTTCGAGACCTGCACCAAGAACGGCATCAAGATCACCGAGGTGAAGATCGGCTTTGACGGCATCGTGCTGGCCAACGCCAAGAGCGGCCCGGCGCTGAAGCTGACCAAGAAGCAGATCTTCATGGCCCTGGCCAAGGAACTGCCGGTCGACGGCAAGATGGTCGCAAATCCCTACGAGAAGTGGAGCGACATCGATCCCGCGCTGCCCGACAGCAAGATCGAGGTTCTGGGCCCGCCGCCGACCAGCGGCACCCGCGACGCCTTCGTCGAGCTGGCCATGGAAGGCGGCGCCAAGGGCTTCGAATCCCTGGCCGCGCTGCGCAAGAGCGACAAGAAGGCCTTTAAGGCGGCCGCGCACACCATCCGCGAGGACGGCGCCTTCATCGAGGCCGGCGAGAACGACAACCTGATCGTCCAAAAGCTCGAGGCCAATCCCAACGCCATCGGCATCTTCGGCTTCAGCTTCCTCGACCAGAACGGCGACAAGATCAAGGGCGCGACCGTCGACGGCGCCCAGCCGACCTTCGACAACATCGCCGGCGGCGAGTACGGCGTCTCGCGTTCGCTCTACTTCTACGTCAAGCAGCAGCATGTCGGAGTGGTTCCCGGCATCGCCGAGTACGTGGCCGAGTTCACCAGCGACAAGGCCTGGGGCGACGAAGGTTATCTGGTCGACAAGGGGCTGATCCCGTTGCCCACCGCCGATCGCAAGACGGTCGCGGAGGGTGCGCGCAATCTGGCGCCGCTGTCCATGTAA
- a CDS encoding ATP-binding protein, whose amino-acid sequence MVRRSGAFSQRIQATLVVAAPGVLALAILLAAGQVGWVAALAAVAAILLASAPVAAWQLRRLERLLQRIRHLAESGTQDLSDDEALSTRIGPPLEPAVAEADERLRQREAALHAKLASSEAVLSALPDPMILLNAETRLLRLNTAAEALFGQRREGRGLVEILRHPGVVEAAERACRGETVAGVEFQLPGAIERSFQARLIPLDGAGEEAAVLSLHELTAIRRAERLRGDFVANASHELRTPLASLVGFIETLRGPARDDATARARFLSIMEEQAQRMARLIEDLLSLSRIELDEHTPPKDRVDLGQILRSTVSALEIQARKKQMRIQLELEGAPEVLGNEDELNQLFQNLVDNAVKYGRPQTEVRVVVAPVAIPSEISGREDSAGVKVSVIDQGEGIARADIPRLTERFYRVDKARSRALGGTGLGLAIVKHIANRHRGRLTIESQPGEGSCFSIQLPLAGNAPAQVGRSAQPAAE is encoded by the coding sequence ATGGTGAGACGCTCCGGCGCCTTCAGTCAGAGGATTCAGGCGACTTTGGTCGTCGCGGCACCCGGCGTGCTGGCCCTGGCGATCCTGCTGGCCGCCGGTCAGGTCGGCTGGGTCGCGGCCCTGGCCGCCGTCGCCGCAATCCTGCTGGCCAGCGCGCCGGTCGCCGCCTGGCAGCTGCGTCGCCTGGAGCGCTTGCTGCAGAGGATCCGTCACCTGGCGGAGAGCGGTACGCAAGACCTCTCCGATGACGAGGCCCTGTCGACGCGGATCGGGCCACCGCTGGAACCTGCGGTCGCCGAGGCCGACGAGAGGCTGCGTCAGCGCGAGGCGGCCCTGCACGCGAAGCTGGCCAGCAGCGAGGCCGTGCTCTCGGCCCTGCCCGATCCGATGATCCTGCTCAACGCCGAGACCCGCCTGCTGCGCCTCAACACCGCGGCCGAGGCGCTTTTCGGCCAACGCAGGGAGGGCCGCGGCCTGGTCGAGATCCTGCGCCACCCCGGGGTCGTGGAGGCGGCGGAGCGCGCCTGCCGGGGCGAGACCGTTGCGGGCGTCGAGTTTCAGTTGCCCGGCGCGATCGAACGCTCCTTCCAGGCGCGGCTGATCCCGCTCGACGGTGCCGGCGAGGAGGCTGCGGTCCTCAGCCTGCACGAGCTGACGGCGATCCGCCGGGCGGAGCGCCTGCGTGGCGACTTCGTCGCCAATGCCAGCCATGAGCTGCGCACGCCACTGGCCAGCCTGGTCGGCTTCATCGAGACCTTGCGCGGCCCGGCACGCGACGACGCGACGGCGCGGGCCCGCTTCCTGTCGATCATGGAAGAGCAGGCCCAGCGCATGGCCCGCCTGATCGAGGACCTGCTGTCGCTGTCGCGGATCGAGCTGGACGAGCACACCCCGCCCAAGGACCGGGTCGATCTGGGCCAGATCCTGCGCAGCACCGTCAGCGCCCTGGAGATCCAGGCCCGCAAGAAGCAGATGCGCATTCAGCTCGAGCTGGAGGGCGCGCCGGAGGTTCTGGGCAACGAAGACGAGCTGAACCAGCTGTTCCAGAACCTGGTCGACAACGCGGTCAAGTATGGCCGGCCGCAGACCGAGGTCCGGGTGGTCGTGGCGCCCGTCGCAATCCCAAGCGAGATCAGCGGCCGGGAAGACTCCGCCGGGGTCAAGGTCTCGGTCATCGACCAGGGAGAAGGCATCGCTCGCGCCGACATCCCGCGCCTGACAGAACGCTTCTACCGGGTCGACAAGGCCCGCTCGCGCGCCCTCGGCGGCACCGGCCTGGGCCTAGCCATCGTCAAGCACATCGCCAACCGCCATCGCGGTCGGCTGACCATCGAAAGCCAGCCGGGCGAGGGATCGTGCTTCTCGATCCAGCTGCCGCTGGCCGGCAACGCGCCGGCGCAGGTCGGTCGCAGCGCCCAGCCTGCGGCGGAATAG